A genomic stretch from Arachis stenosperma cultivar V10309 chromosome 3, arast.V10309.gnm1.PFL2, whole genome shotgun sequence includes:
- the LOC130965967 gene encoding uncharacterized protein LOC130965967, translating into MGRGKTELKCLSTEKDRKGRFKTRIKGLESKMKKFSDKCQGSEACLIVYEEGSNAAPMIWPKDSTKVRSLIKKYESQKNVKPPKIFDLQDFFEHKKTSVEAETLKARKCIYSVKYPTSDLNIKSLDLEQLRMFIGILDNKIGACAERINMLKNSQKVESNFNFGHNVDRYNSQIQPMMPLSYDTGSSSQMGLLSPNPMELMGSNYGLVNCANQFEDYVYSVIQNGALVNSTKVKEPEPMVHYDTNVMEDTTSKKDEEVRLVCTEKTIDKVNSTNQVSEALDWESQFAEAEAWASDFGEFENWMNQQSEHSDWTNLSEFVC; encoded by the coding sequence ATGGGTCGTGGAAAAACAGAATTGAAGTGCCTCTCAACTGAGAAAGATCGGAAAGGCAGATTCAAGACAAGAATCAAGGGACTAGAGagcaaaatgaagaaattttCTGACAAATGCCAAGGATCCGAAGCATGCTTGATAGTTTATGAAGAAGGTAGCAACGCTGCACCAATGATTTGGCCAAAAGATTCTACAAAAGTCAGGTCCTTAATTAAAAAGTATGAATCTCAAAAGAATGTGAAGCCTCCTAAGATCTTTGATCTCCAAGACTTCTTTGAGCACAAGAAGACCTCGGTTGAAGCCGAAACTTTGAAAGCGCGAAAATGCATCTACAGCGTCAAGTATCCCACTTCTGACTTGAATATCAAGAGCTTAGATTTGGAACAACTGAGGATGTTCATTGGTATATTGGATAACAAGATTGGTGCGTGTGCTGAAAGGATTAACATGCTTAAAAATAGTCAAAAAGTTGAAAGTAACTTCAATTTTGGACACAATGTTGATCGGTACAACTCTCAGATTCAACCTATGATGCCACTTAGTTATGATACGGGTTCTAGTTCCCAAATGGGTCTCCTCAGTCCAAATCCTATGGAATTGATGGGAAGTAATTATGGACTGGTGAATTGTGCTAATCAGTTTGAAGATTATGTGTATAGTGTTATACAAAACGGTGCTTTAGTAAACTCAACAAAAGTGAAGGAGCCAGAGCCTATGGTTCATTATGACACAAATGTGATGGAGGACACTACTAgcaagaaagatgaagaagtcCGTTTGGTTTGTACTGAGAAGACAATTGATAAAGTAAATTCCACAAATCAAGTTAGTGAGGCTTTGGATTGGGAAAGTCAATTTGCTGAGGCTGAGGCATGGGCTAGTGACTTTGGTGAGTTTGAGAATTGGATGAATCAACAAAGTGAGCATTCGGATTGGACAAACCTGAGTGAATTTGTATGTTGA